The following DNA comes from Megalobrama amblycephala isolate DHTTF-2021 linkage group LG20, ASM1881202v1, whole genome shotgun sequence.
tacaattttaacaatatttcaagtgtaatttatgagatttgttgtattctgaatccaatctttctttgtaaaagtCATAATGTTTATCAaactgatttcaaagtgaaggattcattagtttgaatatacattgaaccaaacactgataattcaatatatttaatttttgacaaAACACCCCATGTTTCGATCGTGACTGGACATTTTCGGTAAtgacagtaatgtgttggtagTGACCACATCACATGACAGGATTTTAACTCAcatactaaaacatattaaaacactaatgatttgcataactgtactaaaatgttgtttttttccccccaaaataaatgattatgttCCCTTTTGTTACTACCAAGACAATGATGACATGTTTCGGTTGTGACTGTTTCGGTTTTGACAATTTTAAATACTTTTGAGCCGCTCAAAGATGCGaatcagcacatggttatctagcacagttctgaacagttgtacacaAACACTAAATTTGATCAAATAGCACCCAAAAAACAATAATGTCACAACCGGAACTTCACCACGTTTTGGTTGTGattgtttcagtagtgacaattttagatacttttgagcctgctgtcccacaaccaaaaaaaacacatttaaaaagcatttaagtattcaaattttagatgtttactaagatccttctattttttaaagtgaacttattttatttttaaatcatgaaactttatgtaaaaaaatgtatcccGCAATGTGTCCCTCCCTCTCACAGCCTCTCTTTCACAGTAGATAGAGTCCATCATTctgagttaaatgtgttcagaagtctgaaaatctgtgtgGAACTTCAAGGATCGTCAGTACCAAACAcctttttttctgcaattaagcaaacttttttggttgttattccataaaatgtagttgtgtgtgtgtgtacaacaGTTCAGAACTGTGTTAGGTAACCATGTGTTGATTAGCACCTTTGAGCTAGGctcaaaagtatataaattgtcATTACCGAAACAGTCACTACCAAAACAGTCACGACTGAAACAACATCATTGTTTTTTGGGGGTTATTCgataaaatgtagttttatgtgtgtgtacaactgttcagaTCTGTGTTTGGTCACCATGTGCTTATTAGCATCTTTGAGCGGctcaaaagtatataaattgtcactaccgaaacagtcacgACCGAAATAACATCATTGTTTTTTGGGGGTATTCGATAAAATGTAGTGTTTGtgtgtacaactgttcagaactgtgctagctagccatgtgctgattagcatctttgagcggctcaaaagtatataaattgtcATTACCGAAACAGTCACAACCGAAACAACATCATTGTTTTTTGGGGGTATTCGATAAAATTTAGTATTTATGTGTGTACAgctgttcagaactgtgctagctagccatgtgctgattagcatctttgagcggctcaaaagtatgtaatttgtcactaccgaaacagtcacgACCGAAATAACATCATTGTTTTTTGGGGTATTCGATAAAATGTAGTGTTTGtgtgtacaactgttcagaactgtgctagctagccatgtgctgattagcatctttgagcGGCTCAAAAGTATGTAATTTGTCATTACCGAAACAGTCACAAGCGAAAACAACATCATTGTTTTTTGGGGGTATTCGATAAAatttagtgtttgtgtgtgtacagcTGTTCAGAACTGTGTTAGCTAGCCATGTgctgattagcatctttgagcggctcaaaagtatataaattatcATTACCGAAACAGTCACAACTGAAACAACATCATTGTTTTTTGGGGTATTCGATAAAATTTAGTATTTATGTGTGTACAgctgttcagaactgtgctagctagccatgtgctgattagcatctttgagcggctcaaaagtatataaattgtcATTACCGAAACAGTCACAAGCGAAAACAACATCATTGTTTTTTGGGGGTATTCGATAAAatttagtatttgtgtgtgtacagctgttcagaactgtgctagctagccatgtgctgattagcatctttgagcggctcaaaagtatataaattgtcATTACCGAAACAGTCACAAGCGAAAACAACATCATTGTTTTTTGGGGGTATTCGATAAAatttagtatttgtgtgtgtacagctgttcagaactgtgctagctagccatgtgctgattagcatctttgagcggctcaaaagtatataaattatcATTACCGAAACAGTCACAACTGAAACAACATCATTGTTTTTTGGGGGTATTCGATAAAatttagtatttgtgtgtgtacagctgttcagaactgtgctagctagccatgtgctgattagcatctttgagcggctcaaaagtatataaattgtcATTACCGAAACAGTCACAACCGAAACAACATCATTGTTTTTTGGGGTATTCGATAAAatttagtgtttgtgtgtgtacagctgttcagaactgtgctagctagccatgtgctgattagcatctttgagcggctcaaaagtatataaattatcATTACCGAAACAGTCACAACTGAAACAACATCATTGTTTTTTGGGGTATTCGATAAAATTTAGTATTTATGTGTGTACAgctgttcagaactgtgctagctagccatgtgctgattagcatctttgagcggctgaaaagtatataaattgtcATTACCGAAACAGTCACAACCGAAACAACATCATTGTTTTTTGGGGGTATTCGATAAAatttagtatttgtgtgtgtacagctgttcagaactgtgctagctagccatgtgctgattagcatctttgagcggctcaaaagtatataaattatcATTACCGAAACAGTCACAACCGAAACAACATCATTGTTTTTTGGGGGTATTCGATAAAATGTAGTATTTATGTGTGTACAgctgttcagaactgtgctagctagccatgtgctgattagcatctttgagcagctcaaaagtatataaattgtcATTACCGAAACAGTCACAACCGAAACAACATCATTGTTTTTTGGGGGGTATTCGATAAAatttagtgtttgtgtgtgtacagctgttcagaactgtgctagctagccatgtgctgattagcatctttgagcggctcaaaagtatataaattatcATTACCGAAACAGTCACAACTGAAACAACATCATTGTTTTTTGGGGTATTCGATAAAATTTAGTATTTATGTGTGTACAgctgttcagaactgtgctagctagccatgtgctgattagcatctttgagcGGCTCAAAAGTATGTAATTTGTCATTACCGAAACAGTCACAACCGAAACAACATCATTGTTTTTTGGGGGTATTCGATAAAatttagtatttgtgtgtgtacagctgttcagaactgtgctagctagccatgtgctgattagcatctttgagcggctcaaaagtatataaattatcATTATCGAAACAGTCACAACTGAAACAACATCATTGTTTTTTGGGGTATTCGATAAAATTTAGTATTTATGTGTGTACAgctgttcagaactgtgctagctagccatgtgctgattagcatctttgagcagctcaaaagtatataaattgtcATTACTGAAACAGTCACAACCGAAACAACATCATTGTTTTTTGGGGGTATTCAATAAAatttagtatttgtgtgtgtacagctgttcagaactgtgctagctagccatgtgctgattagcatctttgagcggctcaaaagtatataaattatcATTATCGAAACAGTCACAACTGAAACAACATCATTGTTTTTTGGGGTATTCGATAAAATTTAGTATTTATGTGTGTACAgctgttcagaactgtgctagctagccatgtgctgattagcatctttgagcagctcaaaagtatataaattgtcATTACCGAAACAGTCACAACCGAAACAACATCATTGTTTTTTGGGGGGTATTCGATAAAATGTagttgtgtgagtgtgtacaATGgttgtacacacacaaacacttaatTCAAACACTAGGCTCAAAATTGTCACTAACGTAACAGTCAGGACCAAAATAACATCATTGTTTTTTGGGGGTTATTCCATAAAatttagtgtttgtgtgtgtacagcTGTTCAGAACTGTGTTAGTCATGTGCCGATTAGCATCTTTGAGCGGctcaaaagtatataaattgtcATTACCGAAACAGTCACGACCGAAACAACATTGTTTTTTGGGCGTTATTCGATAAAAtgtagttgtgtgtgtgtgtacaacggttgtacacacacaaacactaaatTCAAACTCTAGGCTCAAaagtatctaaaattgtcactaccaaaaATTCACCACACATTTTGGTCGTGACTGTTTTGATAGTGACAAAAGggaacataatcagttatttgggggaaataaacCAAATTTTAGTACAGTTGCAAATAattagtattttaatatgttttagtatgtgagttaaattgtgtcatgtgatgtggtcactaccaacacattactgtcactaccAAAAATGTGCAGTCATGACCGAAACGTGgtgttttgtcaaaaataaagtatattgaatgatcaactaagatgttattatagtgtttggttcaatgtttattcaaactaatgaatccttcactttgaaatcagttTGATAAACTTTATTCCTTTTACATTAAGAAAGACTGgattaaaaacacaacaaatctcgtaaattacacttgaaatattgttaaaattgtaattctTATTGATTtaccttttaaaaaaatagcaaaaaatatatatttacaaggtagatgtaaacaaaatcttaataggTCAGTGTAacccttcttattaaattatttattattgtgtttcgatagtgacaaatttggggagaggaaaaatattccaaaactttctgaaaatacaacATGAAAATTAACTGTACAATCACTAGAAATGTGTACTAGCAATGTGTCTCTCTGTACTTCAAATGAAGGCGTTTAAAGTGTCATGTCAATCACAGCTGTCAGGCTCCGCCCTTTTCCCTGCAGAATGTTAGGCAATGCTTTCTAAGAATGTCACATTAGCCTCCGTGTTTTGCCAGGTTAACTTTAGATGAGTGCAGAGAGAGTCTCCTGGTCTGTCCGGTGTGTTAATATTGTGTGTTATTATGCTGATATCTTCACACAGGACGGTCAGCGGTCTGAGACAGCAGGACATGTTTTATAACCTGCGTGTCCCAAACCAGTTTCAGACCGACCGAGACGAGATCAACCTGCTGCTGCTCACAGGTGCGTCAGAGGAGCTTCAGTACTGTCAGAAACACCTGTAAGACACCATCACAGATCAGTGTGTGTCGCTCCAGGTCACGGCGTGTTTTGTATCGATCTGAAGACGTGGAGCGGTTCTGTTTCGGCCCAGATCGAGACTCATGTCAGAGCGCAGCAGCAGACCTTCAGCAGCGTCTCCGTCGAGCAGCTGCCCGACGCGCTTCAGGCCATCACGGTCAGATTCAGCATTCGTTTCCTCTCAGAGTTCACGAGAGGTTCTTCAGAGCTTCAGTgcagatgtttgtgtgtgtgcaggtgaaAACCAGCAACCTCTGCAGTCACATGAAGCGCTGCGGGCTGAACGTCCGTCCGTCTCTCTTCATTCCCAGAATCCTCCTGCTCTCTCCGGACTGTGTGCTCAGTGACGAGCTGCTGCAGACAGAGCGGCTGGTGTCCGGCGCTGACGTCCAGACGTTCCTGCGCTCGCTCCGGGAGGGATACACGTCATGGCTGTCGGACGCCTTCACCCCGTCCTGGATCTCAGGTCAGGCAAGCCCAAAgaataattgtattatacactgCAGGGTTTATTGGACAACTAGATTAGGAAGCAAGATGGAGAagaaaggaaatgtcattgttttcTGAATTATATGTCATTATTATTCTGTTGTTGTGTCGGTGCAGGTCACCTGTCGTACGGGCAGATGCGTGCGCTGCGTGAGCGGCTGGAGCTGATGGGCACGTGGGATCTGCTGCAGATGTCTGGCGGTCAGGAGCTCAGCGGTGATTTCCAGAGCTGCCAACATCTGGCCATCAACCGACAGGAAACTGACCTGCTGGAATTCAACAGAGCAGGAAGTCTGATCACTGACACACTGTGGAGTCTGCTGGGACACACACCACAGGtgacacacactctcacacactaaCGAAATACATGTAACTTAGTTAcgaatttaaaatacaaaatttacaGTTGCATTTTAAATGGGTTGTAATCAAATTACTGTTACATTTGAAAAGTATTTAAGATTACTAAAGTGATACTTTGAATTTCATTTCAACATTAATGTAAACTGTGACGGTAATTAATGTAAAAATCAATTGGTGATTCTCCGACTCTGACAGAAGCATCAGCTCCATTTCTGCTCATGAGTTTCATTCCTCTTGCAGAATATGCAACATTTGAATCATTTTAACcaaataagttatttttatttagtactgtcctgaataagctaTTTCACATAAAATACATATGCTTACATATATTCCATATTCCAGATGAAATTTCTAAAAATTGCCCCATTCAAAAATGTCCATCCCCTTGAATCTGAACTGTCCTGTcattacctgatgatccacgactgttttcatgttttgcgATCGTTGTTTGTGAGTCtcttgtaaatgtaaaaaatggtaatattgcaactttttatctcacaattcttttttccttgcaattgcgagtttgcaTCTTACAGTTCTGAACtttcttctcagaattgcgagattaaaCTCATaaatgcaagttataaagtcagaattgcgtgattaaaaacttgcatttctgactttttttctgggAAATTGCGAGAAATCtcagaattatgactttataacttgcaattgcaacttcatatcatgcaattctgagaaaaactttttttgtgtgttacatacttattagtattccaaagtattctaaagtatttagattaagttacaAAACTTAATCTAACGAAATACGTTACAAACGacttttaaagcatgtattttgtaatctttagtgaaatacattttaaaagtaacctacCCAGCcctgcgcacacacacacacactctctctctctcacacacacacacacacacacacaaattgtcagttttgatttcatggagaCTTGAAGCTATGGTTTGTGCTCCTGATGTGGTTCTTCTTCTCTCAGATGTTTTCAGACTGTGTTCTCGTGTGTCagcagtaggtggcgctgcagtAAATGATGTGAGGCTTGTGTTGATTCAGCAGAGACTCGCTGCTAATATGACATGTTTCTCTTATCCGTTTAAAGCATCAGATAAGAGTCAGTGGATGAGACGCAGCTCTGCTCCACCGGATCCACAATAATCCACAATAACCGCTGCAGATCTCCAACATCTCACATGATTATATGTGTTTGTCACTGAACAAACACCTCGAGCTTTACTGAGCGATCAGACACAAAacatgatgttcttcctcaaTGTTTCCATCTTGTTATccaaacattcttaaatcaagataaatgaaaatgactgaagatattaagtccGTTTTCTCCTGCTGGAACATGAAACGGCATTAAAAGAAAATCCCACAGAGACCTGGAAACCACACAAGCAGACCTAAATTTATTGTGAAGAGTGTTGGTGAGGGTTAATGTAGAAGTGTGTGAGATTGTCCTCAGGCCTCTCGTGGTGTTTCTGCATTAAAAGCCGCCGCTGAACAAAAGCATCTTCATCGCTGCTGGTCTCAGGTTCGCTGTGAACTCGGTTTAAAGCGCCGGAGGGCTGCTGTTCGTCTGGTGTTACATTACTAATAAGTGAGGAAATGATTTTCAAATAGTCTTGAAAAGACGGAGCTGTTAAACACCCTGACAGCTGATCGCTGGAGTCTCAGAGGTCGTGACCTCACCGTATGAGAGTCGCGTCATCAGACGGCGTCAGTTACCGGCGACCAAGAGcggaaatatctaatattcacTGATGGAGTCGATGCCATGCCAGTGTCACAGTATTCAGATCAGTTCAGTTCCAGTTCTGTTCTCATCTGATCTCAACAGCCCAGcgaacaaaaatatgttctaagaacaaTTTGCTGATGTTCCACATTTTAAGTTATAAAATCTGTAAGTTATATTGTAATAGTTGCCATTCTTCTTATCATTATTCTTCCATTTCCgctctggaagtctatgggagcCCACAGAACCGCTTACAGCACacttatgaaatttggcacactgatagaCATCAGTCCCAACATTAACCACACCGAATTTGAAGTCTCTAAATCAATGCCTCTAGCGCCACCacctgtccaaagttgcactctTGTTTATGCTAATTTGAACAATAAGGTTagaaacctactttttcgaacttcTCCTAGGCCGTTGctctgattttcacaaaaattgaactagatcatcttcagaccatgctgacaaaggaATTCAAGTCAATGGGCTATATGGATggagcgttctttagaacttccgcatTAATATAATCCAGCTGGAAAACTCCCGGTGAGAGTCATGTgttggtgtgttgagcatcagtagtgtcatacttagtttataatcagaatatagtcacttaaatagtcaggcatagcattaatttagttattcaaatgtaagacggcataaaaaataaataaataaatatgtacctcagtgttcctcctcggctaaattcaatctgaccatcagttttcacacttttatgtgaaaaaagcttcaaaaattaaatatttattgtgcactttagtaaaatgtgtgttttcacaagtgtgctgaaatcattgatcttgtgctgctctgactgacagctgctgtgattataaagagagagcggcgctcgctttctgtgtaattcattcacaagaaaagttattgtttttcatcagATTCTgtgagtatttcatacttcacattgactaaatgtaattttaaacctagttattttataatgtttaatatttagtcaaaaacgaagtgaaaaacgattagaggaaatggctgatttatgcgcaaataaatgctactttgccaccacctgctggttaaagtggtaattattgtcttttttatttttaaatacattttttctatcaaatgttgaatttcctacatttttaaacatttggttttacaatggggacaatctcagaaggatgaacaaataatgtttgtgatCATCACATTagaaataacatttgaagtgctggaaaataatgtgtgtttgtgtctaattacagataACAGCGTTTTTAAACGGTCCcaatagcttcgtctttattgcagtcaataaaactggtttattggcaaattaggtaaatgtgataactgcattaaaatatgaatacaacattaaaaagtcaaccattgatggttttgtgttgATGTATAGcgactacagaatgaacagctaacagttTACCAGAAACGCCCGAGCTGGCTTAAccacaaccaggaagtaaccgtgcatatagtccattggtcaaaccattttcaaaaaacttgCAAACAAATTCTGCATGGCGtttgcgaaaatagacataaggctatATCTCCTCAACGCTTtttcgtattcagaccaaaatTGGTagatgtcatcacaagcatgacctgaggtcACATGCTGGGTTTCGGCacagcagcgccacctactggtccaaAGACCAGTTAGATCAttagattcggggcatcatgcagAGTTGAATGACATCCAGTTTTCCTATGTCAGCCATTTTGGGCGACaaactttgattttttttgtcgaactcctcctagaccatcagtctgattttcaccaaaaccaaatcgtatcatcttcagactgTGCCAACAAaaagtttgaattttttt
Coding sequences within:
- the si:zfos-911d5.4 gene encoding uncharacterized protein si:zfos-911d5.4; amino-acid sequence: MFQMVQFLVPSGPKRPGNISVSQPTGQKRTQTASYEFLQHVRTVSGLRQQDMFYNLRVPNQFQTDRDEINLLLLTGHGVFCIDLKTWSGSVSAQIETHVRAQQQTFSSVSVEQLPDALQAITVKTSNLCSHMKRCGLNVRPSLFIPRILLLSPDCVLSDELLQTERLVSGADVQTFLRSLREGYTSWLSDAFTPSWISGHLSYGQMRALRERLELMGTWDLLQMSGGQELSGDFQSCQHLAINRQETDLLEFNRAGSLITDTLWSLLGHTPQVTVSMYKRGAQGWLGKPLIATATIPSSTRVIFRIRGETTDAKIPAGSIRSITLSI